The proteins below are encoded in one region of Danio rerio strain Tuebingen ecotype United States chromosome 14, GRCz12tu, whole genome shotgun sequence:
- the LOC110438987 gene encoding uncharacterized protein, giving the protein MWSNSQCVPRSPEHRDVSSPKRQMKVSVKSVSFFLPESDLNADTECPSSDLPHSWSSAVRMDTSAPLHQHPEVVCSNLTVLKLCHVPVKPAEKQKFIDGHGLPKRRGVMSLKHMMEVSLEDINYLSCERDLNASIEHSSSLLLPHSESREVRTDKHTLLRQHPDAPRSKLPVLKSKCVPVKPVNQQSFTDEPSEWLGVGSNHMKKGSQPVRMDKRTPVRKHSVAGRSKLPVLKSKCAPVKPVSGEKFNDRPPEHQMKVSLKDFSYLCKSDLNASVCCSSSLLPPSGSRPVRMDKRRLFQQHPDAPRSKLPILKPNHVPVKPVNQQCFTDEPSEWLGMGSCENQVKVSLKDPPYESDLNVSVECSSSYLAVRVGKSQHPAAVSKHLPVLRPRCAPVKLLGGQKFIVEAPEHQTSRFPPLVNKAERTGTDPSCGSDWKVKSHLSLPSLPRLTSGVKMGKHVPLHVPVFTKLPALKAAHVPEQPALPSNFMFFPFDVEDVKMKRARSVKRSPPLPSRFHSATYF; this is encoded by the exons ATGTGGTCTAACAGTCAATGCGTGCCACGATCTCCAGAACATCGAGACGTGAGCTCTCCTAAGCGTCAGATGAAAGTTTCAGTGAAAAGTGTCAGCTTCTTTTTACCCGAGTCTGATCTGAACGCCGATACTGAGTGTCCCTCGTCTGATCTGCCCCATTCCTGGAGCAGTGCAGTGAGGATGGACACAAGTGCACCTCTCCATCAGCATCCTGAGGTTGTATGCTCAAACTTGACTGTTCTGAAGCTGTGCCATGTTCCTGTGAAACCTGCTGAAAAGCAGAAGTTCATTGATGGTCATGGGCTTCCAAAACGTCGAGGAGTGATGTCTCTTAAACATATGATGGAAGTTTCCCTGGAAGACATTAACTATCTTTCATGTGAACGTGACCTGAATGCCAGCATTGAACATTCCTCGTCTCTTCTGCTGCCCCATTCTGAGAGTCGAGAAGTGAGAACAGATAAACATACACTTCTCCGTCAGCATCCTGATGCTCCACGCTCAAAACTGCCTGTTCTAAAGTCAAAGTGTGTTCCTGTGAAGCCTGTCAACCAGCAGAGTTTCACAGATGAACCCTCAGAATGGCTGGGCGTGGGGTCGAATCATATGAAGAAAG GCAGCCAACCAGTGAGGATGGACAAGCGTACACCTGTCCGCAAGCATTCTGTTGCTGGACGCTCAAAACTGCCAGTTCTGAAGTCAAAGTGTGCTCCTGTGAAGCCTGTCAGTGGAGAGAAATTCAATGATAGACCTCCAGAGCATCAGATGAAAGTGTCACTGAAAGACTTCAGCTATCTGTGTAAGTCTGATCTGAATGCCAGCGTTTGCTGTTCCTCATCTCTTCTGCCTCCTTCTGGGAGCAGACCAGTGAGGATGGATAAACGTAGGCTTTTCCAGCAGCATCCTGATGCTCCACGCTCAAAACTGCCCATTCTGAAGCCAAACCATGTTCCTGTGAAGCCTGTCAACCAGCAGTGCTTCACAGATGAACCCTCAGAATGGCTGGGCATGGGGTCTTGTGAGAATCAGGTGAAAGTTTCACTGAAAGATCCTCCATATGAGTCTGACCTGAATGTCAGTGTTGAGTGTTCATCATCCTATCTGGCAGTAAGAGTAGGCAAATCCCAGCATCCTGCAGCTGTTTCCAAACACTTGCCTGTTTTGAGGCCACGCTGTGCTCCTGTCAAGCTTTTGGGTGGACAGAAGTTCATTGTCGAAGCACCAGAACATCAAACGTCGAGGTTTCCTCCTTTAGTGAATAAGGCAGAGAGGACTGGCACTGACCCTTCATGTGGGTCTGATTGGAAAGTTAAGTCTCACCTTTCCTTACCCAGCCTGCCACGTCTTACAAGTGGAGTGAAGATGGGAAAACATGTGCCTCTGCATGTTCCCGTGTTTACAAAATTGCCTGCTCTGAAAGCAGCTCATGTTCCTGAGCAACCTGCTCTTCCTTCAAACTTCATGTTTTTTCCATTTGATGTTGAGGATGTCAAGATGAAGAGGGCTCGGTCAGTAAAAAGAAGCCCTCCTCTGCCTTCAAGGTTCCACTCTGCAACCTATTTTTAG